In one window of Undibacter mobilis DNA:
- a CDS encoding fumarylacetoacetate hydrolase family protein, protein MRLVTYRASVEDAAQLGVIEDQMVVDVARLGASCGVELPNSMLDFIDLSSPGIEVLKELLEAKRSRWPTGTARALDDVKLLAPIPRPRKNIFGIGLNYVEHVEESSRTLDTSKDLPKQPVIFSKPPTAVIGPGDAIEHNKNITQQLDWEVELAVIIGRTAKRVPVDRALNYVFGYSVMNDISARDNRRAGQWIYSKGQDTFAPFGPCIVTADEIPDPHDLDLWLRVNGVEKQRSNTRHLLFNIPTLIADISAAMTLEPGDIIASGTPAGVGAGRVPQEWMWPGDVVEACVDKIGLLRNPIVAV, encoded by the coding sequence ATGCGTTTGGTCACGTATCGTGCTTCTGTCGAAGACGCGGCGCAGCTCGGCGTCATCGAGGATCAGATGGTCGTCGATGTGGCGCGTCTCGGCGCGTCATGTGGCGTGGAGTTGCCAAACTCCATGCTCGATTTCATTGATCTTTCCTCTCCCGGCATCGAGGTGCTGAAGGAACTGCTCGAGGCCAAGCGTTCGCGCTGGCCGACGGGTACCGCCCGGGCACTCGACGACGTCAAGTTGCTGGCGCCGATTCCGCGTCCCCGCAAGAATATCTTCGGCATCGGACTCAACTACGTAGAGCACGTCGAGGAATCCAGCCGTACGCTGGATACTTCGAAGGATCTACCGAAACAGCCGGTCATTTTCTCGAAGCCGCCGACCGCGGTCATTGGGCCCGGCGACGCGATCGAGCACAACAAGAACATCACGCAACAGCTCGACTGGGAGGTCGAACTTGCGGTCATCATCGGACGCACCGCCAAGCGCGTTCCCGTAGACCGGGCTCTCAACTATGTCTTCGGCTACAGCGTGATGAACGACATCAGCGCGCGCGACAACCGGCGCGCGGGCCAGTGGATTTACTCCAAGGGACAGGACACGTTCGCGCCGTTTGGGCCTTGCATCGTAACCGCCGATGAAATTCCCGATCCGCACGATCTCGATCTATGGCTTCGCGTGAATGGTGTCGAGAAGCAGCGCTCCAACACGCGTCATTTGCTCTTCAACATCCCGACGCTGATCGCGGATATTTCGGCGGCCATGACGCTGGAGCCGGGCGACATCATTGCCTCGGGTACGCCTGCAGGCGTCGGCGCCGGACGGGTGCCGCAGGAATGGATGTGGCCTGGCGATGTGGTCGAGGCCTGTGTGGACAAGATCGGACTCCTGCGTAACCCCATCGTCGCCGTCTAG